From Riemerella anatipestifer ATCC 11845 = DSM 15868, a single genomic window includes:
- a CDS encoding Maf family protein produces MKLYLASQSPRRKELLNQLGFDFEIVSINCDEIYPSDLEIDKVAGFLSELKANAFRPLSEGEVLLTADTIVTFDNKVLGKPKNEAEAKKMLKRLSDNSHNVYTSVCIKTSTKTLTLTDKSTVYFSHLTDEEISYYIENYKPYDKAGAYGIQEWLGMAKIEKVEGSFYTIMGLPTHLVYQQLSALNTILSVKK; encoded by the coding sequence ATGAAATTATATTTAGCATCACAATCTCCAAGAAGGAAAGAGCTTTTAAATCAACTAGGCTTTGACTTTGAGATTGTTTCTATAAATTGTGATGAAATCTACCCAAGTGATTTAGAAATAGACAAGGTAGCGGGTTTCCTTTCGGAACTAAAAGCCAATGCATTCCGCCCTCTTTCCGAAGGAGAGGTTTTATTAACTGCAGATACCATCGTTACTTTTGATAATAAAGTTTTAGGGAAACCAAAAAATGAAGCCGAAGCAAAAAAAATGCTCAAAAGACTTTCGGATAATAGTCATAATGTTTACACTTCGGTTTGCATCAAAACTTCCACAAAAACCTTAACACTAACCGATAAATCTACAGTGTACTTTTCTCACCTGACCGATGAGGAAATTTCCTACTATATAGAAAACTATAAGCCCTACGACAAAGCTGGAGCTTACGGCATACAAGAGTGGCTAGGTATGGCTAAAATAGAAAAAGTAGAAGGTAGTTTTTATACTATTATGGGGTTACCTACTCACTTGGTTTATCAACAATTAAGTGCTTTAAATACTATTCTTTCTGTTAAAAAATAG